The DNA segment TGACTAGTATTTTTCACTGcataagataaataaatgaatgtcaATGTGCAGAGGTGAGGATTTAAGTCAAacaatttgatgactttagccACGATTTGACCAAATCAAAAATGACTTGCAGCTCAACTTGGCCTTTAACACCTgtgacttgtgacttcactaggacttgagccttttgacttggaaATACTTGAtacaacatagaaaaaaaaataataattctgttgtGATACTGGTTAACGGTGATAAATGCTATGAAAGACTTAATATGGTTAAGTTCTGTCactattgttttttaacaaacctTTTTTAACAGATACATTTTATAATGAATTTATGATACTTGTAAACATAATATACTGAATCAattattactctgttgttaaaatggcactACATTTCTTAAAGAGCACTTAATGACTTGTTTCAcacttgaaactcaaagtttaaaaCTTGGACTTGACCCTGGACTTGCTATTCTTGACTTAAATTCGGACATGCCCCACTTCTGTCAGTTTGTCCAGTGAGATTGCAGAATATGACGACAATGACCTGTGACTCCTGAGTGGAGAGTTTCCCTTTAAAGATTAACGTCTTCAGCAGGAAACAATGGGCTTGAGGCTGAGATccacaaacaggaagtcaggAAGTATTGAAAAGCGGATGAACACATTGTTTGGTTTAGTGTTTTCcttggatttgttgacaataacaaaatatgtttatagACTACTGCCAGCCTTTTCTTTAAACTTATCATACAATTCCCATTAGGCGAGTACTGGAGGGCTTTCACATCCCCTATTTAGTGTATATGAGCATTTTAATATGATGTATGTATGATATGTAGGGCACTGTAATGATATGTTGAGAAGCAGTATATGATAATGCAAGGCAGCCtgatttttatctttgtttttggtGCTGTTGTTGTGCTGTCACTGCTATATAGGTCTTAATTTATCTGGTAATTGCTGTATGGTACACGATGAATTTCCACACAGACTAATAAATACTTATCTATCTACCTGTTGGGCTTCAATTAAGTAGTTAATTTCTAGAGAAAAGGAGAACAAACTATTCAATTGGAGCCCAGCCATGTGTAGTATTTGTGCCTTGcagttaattattatttttgcctcGATGTGCGCACACTTTGTCCCTCTTCTGTAGGTTAGTTAGTTTAGTAGGTTTCCCATCGAACAATTTGGTTAAATCCTTCATAGCAATGTTATGTGGTCAAAATTATGTGAAAACTAACAAGCAAATCCAACAAATGGAATGGAGAAATGGTTGAAATGTCCAGTTTCTGTCATTGTGTGGGGGTACgttggacaaaaaaatgattgaaacaCTAATAAACCACAGAACATGCTggttttttaggtttttgtgcATGATCTTTTCTTGGTGCACCTGCCTCAACGAGTGTTTAAAGGCCTGATCATACTTGGTGTGAGAGCTACAGTATGAGAACACTGTAGACTTTGATAGATGATCATGTGGCCAGTCGTGGCTCCCCAGGGGTCTGTGTCTTAATAAATTCACTTGTGTGGGCCGGCATAGAGCtgtttaacagtttaacagatggatctctgtttctttcctgcTCCTTAATTAAGGATCAGTATTTACTGTCACTGGGGTCATCGCTACAGACTCCAAAGACTACAAAGACATGGGAAGACTTTTGATTTCTGATGCTGCCAATGCAGCTCATTTCTGTTGCTTCTtaaaaaagatcttttttttgtttttaattttcattgtgCTCAGGAAATGTACTCTGTTTTTTCCTTCCTGACTTTTATTCACAGGCAACTCTGATGCCGGTCCTATTGTTTGTCGTCTTCCATTGACTTGGGACAAAACTGAAACCAACGAATCACATTTCCATGTTCTTTCACCATTTATTAATTCAccaaatacagtgaaaatgGCATCATAATATACAATGACTCATTCTTAGAAtgtcatgacatttttgttgcttttttgcttCATAAAACAATGTTTCATTATTGAAAATATTAAGGTTTCATGCACAACAAACCATATccagtttctttaaaataatggtacaaaataaacaaaattaaaaaacaaaaaactgtaatgtCAAAAATCGGTCAAATAACCACGTGTTATTTGAGGATACTCGTAAACAGTGCAATATACTCTAAAACTGCCATTTTCTAACAAATTCATCAACGAAGCTCAAGTCACAGTATACGATTTCTTAATAATAGTTTAACATTGATGTGTGCAAAAACCCCAGACACATTCAGttagtctttaaaaaacacccgACCTCTGATATAGAATGAGACCAGTCCATCCCAAAATCTCAGCTTCATCTCCATTGAAGCCTAGTCTCATTCTGTATATCCTCTCTGTAGtagaaatatttctgttgatgAATTGTAAGACGATAGACTAGCATatcatttaaataacaaatatttagatataaaaatacaaatatgacttttGTTAAAAAGAAGCGTGCCAGGGTAAGAGTAGTGGCACCTGCGTTGGCACCGGAGTGAAAGTTCATGCAAatagatggagaaaaaaactcatagaGGACGAAACACGAATCATttgctgaaattaaaataaccaaatttATGGAAAGCGTAATTTTTCCCAtcaatttcatgacttttattttaaatatttactatgATCTCCATATCTGTGCTGGTCTCTGTAgatatttgaaaatacaaaataaaagaaaaagagagggggcAAAAAACCAAAAGATATGTGCAGGTTTAAATAAGCTACATGGAGGTGCCACGCTGCACCTTTAAACCACTGATACATAAATGTAGCCTGGTTTTATCAGTGGCCTAATGCTCTttaagggccaaaaacaactacagaaaatattaacattgCACCATCCTCGGATATATGGGTTCTTTTTTACATACAATGGGTCTCCTCTATTTAGCAGACTCAAGAGTTTGGTTGGTCTGTTTTTAGAAAAGCGTTAGCAGCAACAGGAATGCATTGAACCAGTGCTGAAAGGACAGCTCCCTTTAATGCACCGTCGCTGACTGAATCAACAAAGCAAAGCCtaaaggagggggaggaagggggaCGTCTGAGAGCTTAGCCTACCTACTGTACTGTACAACTTATTGAAATGGGGCTGGGATTTAGCTTCAGCCTCCAGTTGCAGTATTTTGTTGCTTACAGCGCTgttggaaaggaaaaaaagagatggtCGTGAAGTAATGACAAGTTCATCCATCATTAAAGTCAGCAGAGGTTGAGACACAGCGGAGTCCGCCATCTCAACATCTTGCTGCGTAGCAGTAGTTAAAATCGGGATTCGTTTGGAGAATTGCCAGCAATCCCATGATAAATCTTGGTCTTTTCcagagtctctctctctctctctctctctctttctctcttcatttctttcttcgacatttctcttcctttctccaTTTCCCCCCTTTTCTTTTGCCTTTCGTCAGTCACACCATCCTCGCTTCGTGCCGTCGTTTTTTCTCCCGCAATCCTCGAACATGCACAGCCGACAAGTGCTTCAAATCGGtgatcaaaattaaaaaagtcttgCAAGGCATCGCTCACGTTTAAACGCCGGGTGAAGACTTGTCTGTCATCCCCTTCAGGACCTCGTCTATTCGGTCGTCCTCGATGACCACtgtggaggaagagggggagaggaTGTTAGCTCAGACTGATGTGGGTGCTGCGTTTCTGCACAGTAGCCTactgatttatttgttatttcttttcagtAGTGATGATTGGGTCGAAGATATGTATTTATACTGATATTTTACTTTGCAtcggtttgtgtgttttacatttttgtatacTTTAGAGAAGCCCATTATGGGTTTCTACCTCACCTGCATGTGTAAATTGTTTTATatcccttttttatttacaaataagtaaattaaaactaaactaaaaaccaTGACAGCAGAGAATGGcatttctataaaaatcaatagtgttgtttttattataaggTCAGTGTAATCTTATTTATTGACTATAGTGGAGTTATGGCGCTTTAAATAACAAGTGAGAGAAAATGTGACTGTAGCGCAGTTGCAggtgaacaaataaataaagcattgcAAATCCCCGACCTCGAGTACGCGCACGGTAAAAACAACTCATTCCCGTTAATGGCGACGAGCCAGGCGATTTATCCTTATGGTTATTGTTTTATGGTGATGGTGGGGTGTGTCCTTACATGTTGATGATGTCTGGTGCATGTATGTAAACAATTTGAATGTCAACCACAGACTACAAAGAAGTATCCATCCTGTGGTGCATTTTCAAACAgcaaaattgtgcaaaatattgTAGATACATAATGAATTGCAATAGAGCATCACACTAATCTCACTATAAATCCTTatgtattttgcatattttttcccATATAGACTATTGCCTAATTCTGGTCACGTTTTATAATGACAACATGCCTAAGTGTCAATCTTTTATTTAACCATCCTTTACCTCGCTTGGCTCTGCCGATCTGTCCAAGCTTTGGGGGTCTTTTCGCCTGCGACGCAGCGAAAAAGGCGTTTGTGTCCTGCAGTCCGCAGCTAAAGGACATCTGACTGACCTCGCTGTCCGCACCGTAGCCGCTCATTTTCCCCTCGTTGTATGGCAGCACCTCGGACATTGTGGCACGACGGAGAAGGGTCACCAGCGGAGATAAAAAGAAGTTTAAAGTCTTCCTCGGTGGCTTTATGTGCTCAATAAAGCCGTAGATTccggtttttgtttttgtgcaggcTGCACAGTTTCTCCTATTGGGATCCTCTCTGGGTGTTATCGGTGTGGATGAGGGGCCACCAGCGTCTGAGGTCCGGCTGTTGTCGGTGgtctctctgtggtctctggaTGTGTTGCAGCTGCAGGTAGAGACAGCggtgagtgagagagggagagttgTGTTCGCCTGTGTTGCTGGCTGATGTCTGGTGAGGGAAGTGGGAGATCCCGGGATCATAAAGGAAACCCAGGCAGAACGGTGAAGTCATCCATCCGGGTTTGAAGCGCGCGCGCGCGCGGGCGTGTGTTTGGTAGGGGACTCCGAGTGGTAGAGGAGCAAGAGTGACCTCAACAGGCGAGAGATGAAATTGCATAAATGAAGGACACACACTGAGGCAGGTTTGAGGCTTTCCTTCACCATTCTTTAGAAACACGTGtatggtaaaacaaaaagaagaagaagaatggcTATCTTTGcattatatttctaattatagAACATTATCTGATAATAGGGCATATAGAGTGTAATTTCCAAGATGTAGGATTAGGCTAATAAAGTAGCTCTATGTAATTTCCAGTTGCATTTTCAGTTGAAATGTTCTGCAGTGGATGTGAATGACATCATGTGACAGGATGTTAACATGGACAAACTGTTGCCTGGCATTGCAATTCCAGTAGTCTTTTCCATGGACGTGTGACTAGAACAGGATACAGTGTAGGAGCCAAGGCCTTGTTCATTCCTTTGAAAGCTGCACGGTGAAGCATGAAGCCAAAAGAAAGCTCAATTTCCTTGGTATGAAATTACCCAGATCTTCTGCATTGTGGAATCCATAGTGGAAGCACATAGAGACTTATACCGGCAGAGTGGctttagcactctgctaacttcaatggggataaaaaaaatgtaataatcttgtggctcttctagactttccaaatgttatcagactgaGGAGATCAAATACCAATagtaaaatgattcattttttgggGTTGTGATGCTCGAAagtgtatccactgatttaaagACATCTCTTTCCCACTTTAAGTCTATGGGGAAAAAGTCTTGTGACAGACCTGGACATTGTAACTCCACATCTGGCcactttaaaaattgccatCAAGCCCACTGTTGTCTGCACATGAATCTTAGCATCAAGGTGGCTGAGCTGACGGCTAGCCGCTAACAGTGCTTAATCCataaacagtgctaacaatggcaacagtgctgacagagctaacgaTGTTAACCATAAGGTAACCAGAGGGTTGGCACTCTGCTTCTGTAAGGACACTGTCCTTGTATCAGCAGTAATCACTGTGTGAGAGCAAAGCAAAGTGCCGACAATGAGCTAGCCAGTAGGataacatgcatgcacagctgGACTGCCTTCAGATTACAACCGAAAGAGAGGTATTATCTAGTGTGGCTTCATTCTTAGATGCCATTACAGCcctatatatttacatatagcTATTTGCTGCTCTATTAttgttctgaatgttgcatacagctaCTTTAAGTTGAGTCATAAACAGACTCAATAGACTAAACATTTTACTCTGGTAAAATGAGGAATGTGGGGCATTTGCTTTTACCAGACCCgattaagtaaaggatctgagtacttGTAGTACCACTGAAGTAGTGCTGTGTGCTCGCATGTGTAGGCTGTAACAGAGTCAAAAACAGCAGTTGCTGTCATATAAGactgtaaaataagataagGTAACATTTATgcacataagataaaaaatactttatataaaGTACCCTGATGTCATATTCTCAAATTAGTGTAAAAAGTTGCTTGCATAATGGGCATTGTAGGATACAGACTAAAACTCAGGAGATCTCAGCCTTTGCTTCTTTAActttaaccattaaaaaaaagtttctcttaTAAGGCCCCAACTTTACGAAAATGAAATACTGGAGTGCTCCTTTGAATGtcacagcagaaaaagaaagtacaaaaacagatgCATAATTGTATGGCTAAGAGGAGTATAtactaaaaaaatcaagaaacaaTAGAGAtactaaaaaatacagaaacatttGACATGGCCCTGCTTGCGTGTCAGCAGATATGTGAATGGCTcgtttcagcaccacggacagagGCAGTATTATTTATGCATTAGCTACATTTGAAATGACATCGTTCtcctttgccttttttggttgcAGCCTTTGTTACTTACAGATCCTGTCCTTACAGCATATGGTGTATtataaaaagctgaaataatAAGCTGACAGAAAGCCTATTATTGGACCAAACCTGTTTAAACAACTTGGGCCAGCTGACCTGTAATAACCTTTCCACTGAAGTGGCGTCCCTCTGTTTTAGCAGCCAGTGTGCATAGCTGACTGGTGAAAATGACCAGCTGACACTCTTTGAGATCAGTGCCGTTGGAAAGACTCTTGGATTTCCTGTGGGGATAAGACGCAGGGCGGCTGTAGTCAAAGTGAAGCCGGCTGGCTGGCTTCCCACAGAAACATGGCCCATATAACCCCcctgtaaaacattttactgaGTCCAAAGAGCTTTTCTGTCAACCACCAGTTTACTAAGAAAACGTGCATGTTGGCTGCATGGCAAAAAGCTTTCAGAGAACTAATTATCTTTATCCAATTCTGATTTTTCTCTCCTGTGGATCCACACTCGGTGTGTAAGGCTACATAATACACTAGAGATCATAAATCTGCCACTCTACTAAATGTAATTCCCCGGGGATGACTCACAAAGCTCCCGCTGCCCAACAAACCGCAGCCTTCAGCTGTCAACGAGCAGAGACGTTGATTCATGGAGGGATTTCACATGACGTCATCAGCCAGCGACACAGTTGGGGGCTGTGAGGAAAAATCTGACCTGCTGCCCCACATGGTGCTGCCTCATGTGCACTATTTAGGGAAAGAAACATACATGTCTTATAGCAACTGGacacctctctgtctcctcataATGCACTGTCTCGTACATGAGGTTGATCCCAGTGTGCTCAAGTACAATGACTCCTCATTTGGTCCTCCGTTGTTTGGTTCAATTGATCTTTCTGGGTGCACATGCTGTGAAttcttctcctctgtcctctttttttttccatctctgccTCTTTAGCAGGAAGTAGTTCTTAATGATCAGGCTCACTCAATCAGTCCCATCATCTCTGACAAGGGCACCCACCCctaagaaatgtgtgtgtgtgtgtctgtgtgtctatgtgtgtgtgtgtgcgtgtgtgtgtgtgtgtgtgtgtgtgtgtgtgtgtgtgtgtgtgtgtgtgtgtgtgcgtgcgcatgtgtgcgtgcgtgtgtatgtatgtgtgtgggtgtgtgctcTTGAAGCACTGCCTCCAATTATAAATGAATCACGATGCTGAGTCACTCACCCCCTCCCCATTTCTCCCCTCAAGCAGACCAAGTGCTGCTGAACTTGTAcgtgcacacgcacatgcacacacacacacacacacacattgtacaCTATATACACACTGTGTTCCTTCTTGAGGAACACTAGCTGAGgaaaaaacccaataataacCCAAAGCTAAGAGCTGGATCAATTccctgatttgtgtgtgtgtgtgtgtgtgtgtgtgtgtgtgggtgtgtgggtgtgtgtgggtgtgtgtgtgtgtgttggtataTATTTCAGGAAAACTAAAaatggagaaagaggagagggacaCACCATCTGCGGTCATAGACCTAATAAAAATACCGTGTCTATCTGCTCTCCTCATCATGAAGATTAATGCTGTTTGTTCTCCAGCATAAACATCCTGCAATAGATTGTGGGAACATTGGCACGGCTCCTGCCCTTGGATCAGTGATCACACAGATGAGATAGAAATGCTCACAGCTGCACGCCAAAGCTACACTGAGACCGCTGTTTGCACCGCCTTCTGCACTTCCATCACACGGGAGGCCAAAGCCCGGATCAAAGGTgagtgttttatgttgtttggtgCCATATTGGTGACGTCTGTGATTAAGTAGAAAAACTTGTCACCAAGTATTTATCTGAGAATCCAATctctacatttcttttttttaaattataattggAAGACAATACAACAAGGGTGATATGTTAAAGAGTCgcttttactgaaataaaaaaataattaagggtccttgaaaagtcatggaaaagttttgaaattttgtctgtgaaaatatttgGGAACCCCTTGCCAAAATGTCTGTACCTGAAGTAAAATTGtaaatgtagtattttttacttgtaatagaGTTTGTTTGCACCACTTCTACGAGTCAAccaaataatgataataatacaataaGATATTTTGCTGTTctcgttttgtttttgttttttttgttattgtaatttttccaATGCCTTGTGCATCAAAACTTCTATTACCCCCAACTATACGACAATAGCAGAAGTCATTTTAGAGACAGGTATctaaaaacctgagcagataAAACCTAAACTATATGCATGGCAAGATGccaaatatgaatgaaaataaatgaatgaatgtctttttgtttctaatAAGAGCAAAAGTGTAGTTTAgttaagaaaaatgtaaaagacttTAGAAATATGTCTTCTACCTGATACAGTTTGGATTGCCCCCCTTCCTCCACTGGCTTTACCATATTGTTGTATTCAGACTcttctgtaaaatcattttgctCAAACTGAAAAATCTTTATATCTGACCAGTGTGTACACAgtccatgtgtgtgtatgatacCATTCCTGTCTGCCCATCCTCAGGGAGAGAGCGCTTGGTTTGTTGATGAGAAGAGAACCACTGCAGTCACACTACTGTCACAAAGTAGGTCACTTATCCCACGTTTCACTGCATGCCCAAAGCAGATGGGTGACAGCGGTAATTGGCATCAGGGACTATAGCACGCTGTGATGGCTCTCTCTCCTGAGACACCGCATCTCTACCTTTCCTCCCGCTGTCTGCTGAGTGTCTGCTAATGCCAAAGTCAAAAAAGACCCCCCCGCCTCACTGCTCCCTGTCAGGAGCAAAGGCACATAAGGTCATGGTGTGTGTCAGGGTTTCAAAgatttcttgaaacttttttttgcagatctgGAGTTATGCCATTATCATTTTACTCCCTATTGTTTCTTGAATTCAGCATTTGGCTCCTTATATTGCAGTTGGATGCAGGACTTCAACACATAAAAGTAatcttactaaaaaaaatagaaataaatgcaCTCCAGAATTGggtaaaatcacatttttacaagttGTACCATTACATTAATTTGAATGAAATTGATACTATCACTACTACATCTgaatacataattttaaacaagaCAAGAGACAAGAGTGTTTAGACATGCTACTGGCTCCATGATGCTGTTCTCAAAGGGACATTTTTCACCCCCAAAacgaatatatatatttttccgcttacctgttgtgctatatataaatatagattgttttggtgttagttTCAGAGTGTAACTGAGtaatacaaattaaaagaacATTACTcagaaaaaggcaaacaaatcTTTAGATTTGTAATCAGCAAATAGTTGGTATCACTAACCTGCcagtgagtttgtttttacaacttCATGCGCAAAACAGCCAAACTTCCTGCAGAGGCACAGAACTTTATTTACAATGTAGAAAACCCACAGTTTCATCGAATAACAATTATGTTGGGCTGAATTTTGggtaaaagtatcaaaatgatGAGCAAAGTCCCTTGTTCCATTTCCATTTGATGGAAATCTGCtgccataaaaatgtcttgggattgagcatttttttacaATCTAAATCCAATCTAAAAGGGATAAATcaccccaaaatttaaaaaaaataaaataaaaaatacatatttgtcctCTTGCCTGTAGTGCTGTCTATCAGTCtcgattgttttagtgtgagtggCTGAGTGTGGAGacatcagccatagagatgtctgccttctctccaaaataatggcacttgatggcactcagcttgtggggctcaaagcactaaaaaagaaagaataaaaacatttgaaaaatcaacagcaacGTCTCTTTACTTCTcttttactcaagataatccactgacgttgttgtgagcagtttcatgtagaatttattttctttctaccgaagtATACCCAATAACTCTATCACGATGCAGAAGGAAACATGCATCTACTTGTGGGTGCGAGATGGTAGCGCTGTTAGAGGAAAAGTTGGACCATCATCAAAATCATAATCTAATCTAACAATAGACAAAATAGATGAGGTTGTCAACCTCATTATGGCTCCAGAGGAAAAGTCAGCAGCCCACTGAAATCATCCTCCtagattcatcctctggggaccatctGTAAATGTTGTCATGGTAATACACTAAAAGTGGTGGGGTGGACTTgtgcggattatgagacaatgggctttacgtctctttgtagtcattttgggtgtccttgtggttgttttgtgtcattgtgtagTTGTTTGGGCCTGCTTGctgtcattttgagtctctttgaggtcagtttgtatttttctggttgttttgtgttgctttgtagtcttttttgtGGGTCAATATGTCAAGTTTGCAGGGTACTGTGGAAGCCACTTATATGTATGTTCACGCTGCAAACTTTGTGCTCAGTCATTAGAGCCTGAGCACAAAAGTCCCATGGGCGGATTATAAGAATGGGCTGGGCACAGGTATGCAAAGGGCCCCtgacacagactttgtggtagttttgtgtctctttgtggttgtttcatGTCTACCTGAGGTTGTCTTAGGTCTTTTTAGTCTTTTGGTCTCCTTGAGGAACTTTTGTATCTCATGgagttatttttgtcatttcctctctctttgcAGTTAATTTGAATCTCTTTGTGatccttttttgtctctttgtggtcattttttgtgtcttgtgtttttttaaatttccttttttgttgtagtttgggtctctgaggtaattttgtgtctcatggagttgattttgttgtttttggctgtttgtttatCTTTGCAGTTCATTTCTATCTCTTTgtggtccttttttttctctttgtagtcattttaaatCTCGTCCTGAtcagtatgtgttaatttgagtgacattttgcaagagAAGGCCTTAGGGGCCCCTGGCACTTTGGGCCCCTGTACCTCTGTAATCCATACATAGCTGGACAAACACACTGATATTCCCATCCCTTTAAATTTCATAAGGTTAATCTGACAGTATTAAAAGTCATTATAGTTACAAGCTAAGCTAATGCTGCTAATAAATCCCTGTACTCCTAATAAATCAGGTTTTACTTAGCCACCACTGTCTGCACCCTCATCACCACAAATCAGGGTCTACACCCATGAAGCACAGCCAATTAGAGAATAATCATATCATCTAAATTGTTTGTCAGC comes from the Plectropomus leopardus isolate mb chromosome 12, YSFRI_Pleo_2.0, whole genome shotgun sequence genome and includes:
- the camk2n1a gene encoding calcium/calmodulin-dependent protein kinase II inhibitor 1a, which gives rise to MIPGSPTSLTRHQPATQANTTLPLSLTAVSTCSCNTSRDHRETTDNSRTSDAGGPSSTPITPREDPNRRNCAACTKTKTGIYGFIEHIKPPRKTLNFFLSPLVTLLRRATMSEVLPYNEGKMSGYGADSEVSQMSFSCGLQDTNAFFAASQAKRPPKLGQIGRAKRVVIEDDRIDEVLKGMTDKSSPGV